The stretch of DNA TAAGTCCAAAAACAAAAAACGACCAGCGAAGAATCCATTCTCTTCTCATAATTTCCCCTCTAATCTAGAAACTTTTCACTTTGACCACTATACCATATCAATTATTATGGCAACATAATAATAAAATGGAAATTAGGGCTAGAGGGAATCTTTTTTTCCTGGATTTAAGTCGCCGCTCCTGAGGAAGCAGCTCCTTGGTCCGCCTTTACACAATCAATTGCAACAACGAGCGCAATAATAATGGTTTCCATTTCTTCATCCACTATTTGAACCTTGTAGCTATCTCCCCAAGTGAACCATTCCTTGCTCACTACACCTACGACTTCACCATGCTGTAATACCTGAAAATCCATATCCCACCAATTACCATGTACTTCAATGCCTGCACCATCAATGGTATAGCGTGCTTTAATGAAGGAAAACTCCTTTTTAATCGTTACTACCTCTCGACCATTCACCTCAACAAAAAACTTCGGCAAAAAGCTAAACACCTTTTTCGTAACAAGTGCTACTTCATCTCTAGTTGTATTCATAATGGAAAAAGTCTTTGGAATTTGCATAAAACTGCCTTCCACATAATATACATCCTTCTCTTGCTGATCCTTTACTGTAAATTTGCCACTAAGACTGAATACCTTCTGCTTGATATAAAGTTGCTTCATAATCCGCCTCCTCTTATGTAGCATATTACTATGTTATATTAGTAACTTTACCATTATTTTTTGAAAAGTAGTGTTAGTAAGACAACTAATTCCTCTAACCTAACTAATAAGTAATATCGTTCCGAGCGTTATGACGATGCCACCTATTATCGTGTGTTTTGCCGCTTTTTCTTTTAAAATCCAAAAACTCAATATCATCGTGATGACTACGCTAAATTTGTCAATTGGGGCGACGATGGACACTTTGCCCATTGCGAGTGCTGCAAAATAGCATAACCAAGATAAGCCGGTAGCCACTCCAGATAGAATTAAAAAGAGATATCCTTTCTTGGAAATGTCTTTCAATTTCTTATGGGTTCCTTGGAAAAATACAATGACCCATGCAAATAGAAGGATTACGATGGTTCGTAGAAACGTGGCCAAATTGGAATCAACATCTTCCATTCCGACTTTTGCCAATATCGAAGTTAAGGCCGCAAAAACGGCAGCTAAAATGGCATATACAATATATTTTTGGGATCCTGAAAATCGTTTCTTTTCCTCATTTTTTCCAATCAATATAAAGGTTCCAATCCCTATGATTGCTCCCCCCGCCATAACCAGTGGTTCTGCAGGCTCTCCTAAAACAAGGATGGAAATAATAATGGTCAGAACTACACTTGATTTATCAATGGGTACCACTTTGGAAACATCCCCAATAGCCAGTGCTTTAAAGAAAAATAACCATGAAAATCCCGTCGCAAAACCAGATAATAGAATAAACCACAATGCATTCGTAGAAATCTGAGAAATACTGTCCAGCTCTCCAGTTATGAGCACAAGGATAAATGCCATGATTAAAACCACAATGGTCCGAATCGCTGTTGCTAGGTTTGAATTTACATTTTCAATGCCGACTTTTGCTAAGATTGCTGTAAAGGAAGCAAATAACGCTGCCAATAATGCTAGAATAATACTCATTATCCACCTGCTTTTTTTCTATAATTAAATTTATCTATTTACAGTTATTATATTTGATATATGGAATAAATAGAAACCATTCCATACACACTAAACCATTGATGATTTTTGTTTGAGGAGGATTCGAATGGATAGTGTGTTTGATTATGAAGATATTCAACTGATTCCGGCGAAAAGTGTGGTGAATAGTCGTACCGAGTGTGATACTACCGTGTCTTTTGGCAGCAGAACGTTTAAACTTCCGGTGGTTCCAGCCAATATGCAGACCATTATTGATGAAACGATCGCTATCTTCTTAGCGGAAAATGGTTATTTTTATATCATGCATCGTTTTCAACCCGAGAAACGTATTGATTTTATTAAAGATATGAAAGCACGCGGGTTATTTGCCTCTATTAGTGTTGGAGTTAAAGAGGAAGAGTATCAATTCATTCAACAAGTAGCAGGTGAAAATTTATCTCCGGAGTATATCACGATTGATATCGCACACGGTCATTCCAATGCCGTGATTAAGATGATTCAACATATTAAGCAACATTTGCCACAGAGTTTTGTGATTGCTGGAAATGTTGGGACCCCAGAGGCTGTTCGAGAATTAGAGCGTGCGGGTGCAGACGCAACAAAGGTTGGGATTGGACCTGGGAAAGTATGTATCACAAAGATTAAGACGGGATTTGGAACAGGCGGCTGGCAATTAGCCGCTCTTCGCTGGTGTGCAAAGGCAGCAAGTAAGCCGATAATCGCTGACGGTGGAATTCGTACCCATGGGGATATTGCGAAATCGATCAGATTTGGCGCATGTATGGTTATGATTGGTTCTTTATTTGCTGGGCACGAGGAATCTCCCGGTGAAACCATTGAAAAAGATGGCAAACTCTATAAAGAATACTTCGGTTCAGCCTCGGAATATCAAAAAGGTGAACGAAAAAATGTAGAAGGCAAGAAAATGTTAGTCGAGCACAAAGGTTCCTTAATGGATACCCTCGTTGAAATGGAGCAAGACCTTCAATCCTCTATTTCGTATGCAGGCGGAAAGGAACTGGATGCCATCCGTCATGTAGATTACGTTATCGTGAAGAATTCAATCTTTAATGGAGATAAAGTGTATTAGGTGACTCTTGTAATACGCTCTTTTCGTAAACTTTGTTGCTATTGTACTGATCAAGTGTGTACACAGATAGATGAATCCAGACTCATGAAGGTGATGAGTGACCGAAATCGATAAAGAAGTGAAAAAGTAGTCACTCATGATGGCGATGAATGACCGAAACCGATGAAAAGTTGAAAAAGTGGTCACTCATGAAGCTGATGAGTGACCGAAATCGATGAAGAAGTGAAAAATTGGTCACTCATGATGGCGATGAATGACTGTAATCGATGAAGAAGTGAAAAATCTATAGGCTAACGTGTCTAATCAGATTCCAAAAACTACAATAAATGCAAAAAGAGCCATGTAAAAAGATGAGCAGGATTCATGAATCCTGCTCATCTTTTCTGTGTTGCTATCGTTTATTGATAACTCCCAAAAGGGTTTAACCTACCTGGACTTTACTTTTTTGAATTTTCTCCACCTGTTGGTTCAGCCATGTAATCATATCATTTAGAAACTGCTCTTTTTCTGCTCCATCAAAGGGTCGATGCTTTGCTGCAGGGTATTCAACTAGTTGTTTATCCTTGGATGAAACTTGATTAAAAAAGTAACCAAGCTTGGTTGGAGGTGTAATTTTATCACGCAATCCGTATTGTAACAAAAACGGAATTTTGATCAAATGAGCCTGATCTACTACACGTGATACCCCTTGGATTAGCCCGCGTCCTAAACCAGGTGTAATCGTATTGTGACGTAAAGAGTCAGAATAAAATTTGGCAGTCAGCGCAGTTTTTTTCGTCATTAATTGAAATCTTCTAGACTTATTGATGCTGAGATCAGGTTTAATTTTACCCATTACGGTTATACCTAACCGCTCAAATCTGGTCACTTCATAAGAGATGGCAGGAGCTATGGCAATGATCCCTGAGATTCCAGAACCAATATCTATAGCATAATCAAGAGCTATTACCCCACCCATGCTATGCCCTATCATATACAAAGGCAGTTTGGGCTGCTTTTTCAAAACGAACTTTCGAAATTCGTGTAAGTCGCCTCGATATTCATCCCAACTTTTTATAAATCCTCTTTTTCCCGAACTTTTTCCATGGCCGCGCAAATCAAATGTGTAAACGATATATCCTTCTTGAACCAAGGCAAAACTTATATTATATAGACCACCGCTATGGTCTCCATGTCCATGTACGATAATAACTGTTGCTTTTGGAGCATTTAATGGTTCGATCGTTCGATAAAATAATTCTGCTCCATCTATACCAGTAAAAGTCCCTTCTCTTTGCATTCTGGGCTATCCTCCTGTTGCAACCACTTTAATGATGTTTAGTATATCACAAAGTTTTTCACTTACTATAATGAATTAATTTTTACATTTTAACATTTAGACCAGTGCTTTTTCTCCATTCGGAATAAATGATTTTGTCGGGAATAAAGTGACATATTTATCAACATCTTTGAATAAAAATGTATAAATATACTAATCACTTGCACTGGAAAGGGGAGTTTCTTCTTATGGATGTCTGCATTTCTTGTGGAGAGGAATTATGTATTATGGAGAGGAACAGATGTGAGTGCTGGGATTGCAGAGATACCACTACTGAGGCTTATACAGAGGACGAATAGTCTTAGACGAACTCCTAACAAATAATATCGGAAACATTCAGAAGGGCCGTTTGATCCATTCAGACGGCCCTTCATCCGTTCATTATCCAAATCATTCATTAACCCATGAAAGTCCCAGGGTCCCCACACCCGTATGCACACCAGCTACGGTAATAAGCATGAGCTGTTCTGTTTTTATACTTGGAAATGTTTCATTTATTAATTGTTCAAGCCCTTCTGCTCTTTCTCTGTCATTTGCATGGACAATGGCAACTTTTTGAACCTTTTTTGTAGCAAGGTCTTCCTTTAAATTGTTTA from Neobacillus sp. CF12 encodes:
- a CDS encoding alpha/beta hydrolase, which gives rise to MQREGTFTGIDGAELFYRTIEPLNAPKATVIIVHGHGDHSGGLYNISFALVQEGYIVYTFDLRGHGKSSGKRGFIKSWDEYRGDLHEFRKFVLKKQPKLPLYMIGHSMGGVIALDYAIDIGSGISGIIAIAPAISYEVTRFERLGITVMGKIKPDLSINKSRRFQLMTKKTALTAKFYSDSLRHNTITPGLGRGLIQGVSRVVDQAHLIKIPFLLQYGLRDKITPPTKLGYFFNQVSSKDKQLVEYPAAKHRPFDGAEKEQFLNDMITWLNQQVEKIQKSKVQVG
- the guaC gene encoding GMP reductase, giving the protein MDSVFDYEDIQLIPAKSVVNSRTECDTTVSFGSRTFKLPVVPANMQTIIDETIAIFLAENGYFYIMHRFQPEKRIDFIKDMKARGLFASISVGVKEEEYQFIQQVAGENLSPEYITIDIAHGHSNAVIKMIQHIKQHLPQSFVIAGNVGTPEAVRELERAGADATKVGIGPGKVCITKIKTGFGTGGWQLAALRWCAKAASKPIIADGGIRTHGDIAKSIRFGACMVMIGSLFAGHEESPGETIEKDGKLYKEYFGSASEYQKGERKNVEGKKMLVEHKGSLMDTLVEMEQDLQSSISYAGGKELDAIRHVDYVIVKNSIFNGDKVY
- a CDS encoding GRP family sugar transporter; translated protein: MSIILALLAALFASFTAILAKVGIENVNSNLATAIRTIVVLIMAFILVLITGELDSISQISTNALWFILLSGFATGFSWLFFFKALAIGDVSKVVPIDKSSVVLTIIISILVLGEPAEPLVMAGGAIIGIGTFILIGKNEEKKRFSGSQKYIVYAILAAVFAALTSILAKVGMEDVDSNLATFLRTIVILLFAWVIVFFQGTHKKLKDISKKGYLFLILSGVATGLSWLCYFAALAMGKVSIVAPIDKFSVVITMILSFWILKEKAAKHTIIGGIVITLGTILLIS
- a CDS encoding LURP-one-related family protein — its product is MKQLYIKQKVFSLSGKFTVKDQQEKDVYYVEGSFMQIPKTFSIMNTTRDEVALVTKKVFSFLPKFFVEVNGREVVTIKKEFSFIKARYTIDGAGIEVHGNWWDMDFQVLQHGEVVGVVSKEWFTWGDSYKVQIVDEEMETIIIALVVAIDCVKADQGAASSGAAT